In one Deltaproteobacteria bacterium genomic region, the following are encoded:
- a CDS encoding glycosyltransferase — MHYNTALRAYTSKRIEEIESADILIGISCYNNERTIAHVIQMVTHGLANHYKDRRCVILIADGGSTDDTREVAKEFEIKPWQEKLISIYRGPAGKGTALRSVFEAAERLRVRACGVVDADIRSITSDWVKYLLDPVLEKGYQFVAPVYLRHKYDGTITNNIVYNLTRALYGRRIRQPIGGDFAFSRDVAKFHIEQDVWETDVSRFGIDIWMTINAITQGFRICQSNLGAKIHDAKDPGFHLGPMFRQVLWTIFSLMERYESYWKGVQGSEPVETFGYEGYVEPEPVKVDLEGMIQHFKVGFQQFSPLWKDIFCKKCFAEIQKATRLDPQEFHLSTNAWIQILYELAATFHAWSVNRNKLIDLVTPLYYARVASFVRQSWEMSSQEAEALVEEQALRFEEHKDYLIKVWDKKSRGISK, encoded by the coding sequence ATGCACTATAATACGGCCCTACGGGCGTATACGTCCAAGCGAATTGAGGAGATAGAATCCGCGGATATCCTCATTGGGATCTCTTGCTACAATAATGAGAGGACCATTGCCCACGTGATCCAAATGGTCACCCACGGTCTGGCCAACCATTACAAAGACCGAAGATGTGTCATCCTTATTGCCGACGGGGGTTCTACAGACGACACCCGGGAGGTAGCCAAGGAATTTGAGATCAAACCCTGGCAGGAGAAGCTTATCTCTATCTACAGGGGGCCGGCGGGCAAGGGGACAGCCCTGAGGTCTGTCTTCGAGGCGGCTGAGCGGCTGAGAGTTCGGGCATGCGGCGTGGTGGATGCGGACATCAGGAGCATCACCTCAGATTGGGTGAAATACCTCCTTGATCCCGTTTTGGAGAAGGGGTACCAGTTCGTCGCCCCGGTTTACCTCCGACACAAGTACGACGGGACCATTACCAACAACATCGTGTACAACCTCACCCGCGCCCTGTACGGCAGGCGGATTCGACAGCCCATTGGGGGGGACTTCGCCTTCTCCAGGGACGTGGCGAAGTTCCATATCGAGCAGGATGTGTGGGAGACCGACGTGTCCCGATTTGGGATTGACATCTGGATGACCATCAATGCCATCACCCAGGGCTTCAGGATTTGTCAGTCCAACCTGGGGGCCAAGATCCACGACGCTAAGGACCCAGGTTTCCACCTGGGGCCGATGTTCCGCCAGGTGCTCTGGACCATCTTTTCTCTCATGGAGCGTTATGAGAGTTACTGGAAGGGTGTCCAAGGGAGCGAACCCGTGGAAACCTTCGGATACGAGGGTTACGTGGAACCTGAACCCGTGAAGGTGGATCTGGAAGGGATGATCCAACATTTCAAGGTCGGCTTCCAGCAATTTTCGCCTCTATGGAAAGACATCTTTTGCAAGAAGTGCTTTGCAGAGATCCAGAAGGCCACCCGCCTTGACCCCCAGGAGTTCCACCTCTCCACCAATGCCTGGATCCAGATCCTCTACGAGCTGGCAGCTACCTTCCACGCCTGGAGTGTCAACCGCAACAAATTGATTGACTTGGTGACCCCGCTCTACTACGCCCGGGTGGCATCCTTTGTGCGGCAGAGTTGGGAGATGTCATCCCAAGAGGCCGAGGCCCTGGTGGAAGAGCAGGCCCTGAGGTTTGAGGAACATAAGGATTACCTCATCAAGGTGTGGGACAAGAAATCTAGGGGAATATCGAAGTAG